GAGCGGGTCGGCATATCGGGTATCGTCCTGACGCGCGTGGACGGCGACGGGCGCGGCGGCGCCGCGCTCTCGATGCGTGCTGTCACCGGCAAGCCGATCAAGCTGATCGGCGTCGGCGAGAAGATGGACGCGCTGGAGGAGTTCCACCCGGGGCGCATCGCGGACCGCATCCTCGGCATGGGGGACATCGTCTCCCTGGTCGAGAAGGCGGCCGAGAACATCGACGCGGAAAAGGCCGCGGCGATGGCCAAGAAGATGCGGTCGGGCAAGTTCGACCTCAACGACCTGTCCGACCAGATTCGCCAGATGCAGAAGATGGGCGGCATGGGCGGGCTGATGGGCCTGATGCCCGGCATGGGCAAGATCAAGAACCAGGTTGCGGCGGCGGGGCTGGACGATAAGCTTCTCAAGCGCCAGCTGGCCATCATCTCGTCGATGACGGCCGCCGAGCGCGCCAACCCCGATATCCTGAAGCACAGCCGCAAGAAGCGCATCGCGCTCGGCTCCGGCACCGATTCGGCCGACATCAACAAGCTGCTCAAGATGCACCGGCAGATGGCCGACATGATGAAGTCGGTCGGCAAGGGCAAGGGCGGCGGCATGATGGGCAAGCTCATGGGCGGCCTCGGCGCCAAGATGGGCCTGCCGGGCGGCGCCGGCATGCCGGACCTGTCCAGGATGGACCCCAAGCAGCTCGAAGAGATGGCCAAGGCCATGCAGGCGGGCGGCGGGCCGGGCGGCCTGCCACCCGGCCTCGGCGGGGCCGGCGGACTGCCCGGCCTCGGTAGCGGCTTCCCCGG
This genomic window from Aureimonas sp. OT7 contains:
- the ffh gene encoding signal recognition particle protein encodes the protein MFESLQDRLGSILNGLTGRGALSDKDVSAALREVRRALLEADVALEVVRDFTDNVRQKAVGAEIVKSIKPGQMVVKIVHDELVAMLGSEQVAIDLNAPAPVTIMMVGLQGSGKTTTTGKMAKRLTERQRKKVLMASLDTRRPAAQEQLRILGEQTGVATLPIIAGQGPVEIASRASQAARLGGYDVLILDTAGRTHIDEPLMVEMAEIKARSNPHEILLVADSLTGQDAVNLARSFDERVGISGIVLTRVDGDGRGGAALSMRAVTGKPIKLIGVGEKMDALEEFHPGRIADRILGMGDIVSLVEKAAENIDAEKAAAMAKKMRSGKFDLNDLSDQIRQMQKMGGMGGLMGLMPGMGKIKNQVAAAGLDDKLLKRQLAIISSMTAAERANPDILKHSRKKRIALGSGTDSADINKLLKMHRQMADMMKSVGKGKGGGMMGKLMGGLGAKMGLPGGAGMPDLSRMDPKQLEEMAKAMQAGGGPGGLPPGLGGAGGLPGLGSGFPGLPGLPRKK